A window from Cryobacterium sp. PAMC25264 encodes these proteins:
- a CDS encoding MFS transporter — MVHRPGRWIDNWNAEDPQQWAGGGKAIASRNLTWSIFAEFLGFVIWQLWSIVVVQLPNAGFTFDTGQIFWLISIPSLVGATLRFPYTFLVPKFGGRNWTIISAGLLLIPSIALGFAVWNPETPFPVMLLIAALAGLGGGNFASSMSNITYFYPQSQKGWALGLNAAGGNLGAAVAQLVVPIVITLGALGTLNLPLAGFFWVPFILLAMFGAWKYMDNLSSAKADFAGSIAAVKEPHLWILAFLYIGTFGSFIGFASVFPKLIADQFPEFSSFHVVSASLSLAFLGALTGSLARPFGGRLADRFGGALVTVGAFAVMAVGAVLVNVVLPLGNFWLFLVTFLLIFVATGVGNGSTYRMIPSVFAAKSGVADAHKNSGDVNTQRKTAAALGLISAIGAYGGFIIPQVLGFSKTSTGDYSSAIFAFAGAYVVMMAVTAFVYLRRGSSVAGHRI, encoded by the coding sequence TTGGTGCACCGCCCGGGCCGCTGGATCGACAATTGGAACGCCGAGGACCCCCAGCAGTGGGCGGGCGGCGGCAAGGCCATCGCCTCGCGCAACCTCACGTGGTCGATCTTCGCCGAGTTCCTCGGCTTCGTGATCTGGCAGCTCTGGAGCATCGTGGTGGTGCAACTGCCGAACGCCGGCTTCACCTTCGACACCGGCCAGATCTTCTGGCTCATCTCGATCCCCAGCCTGGTCGGCGCCACCCTGCGCTTCCCGTACACGTTCCTGGTGCCCAAGTTCGGCGGCCGTAACTGGACCATCATCTCCGCGGGCCTGTTGCTCATCCCGTCAATCGCGCTGGGCTTCGCGGTGTGGAACCCCGAGACGCCATTCCCGGTGATGCTGCTCATCGCCGCGCTCGCCGGGCTCGGCGGCGGCAACTTCGCCAGTTCGATGTCGAACATCACCTACTTCTACCCGCAGAGCCAGAAGGGCTGGGCGCTCGGCCTCAACGCCGCCGGCGGCAACCTCGGCGCCGCCGTGGCCCAGCTAGTGGTTCCCATCGTGATCACCCTCGGCGCCCTCGGCACACTCAACCTGCCGTTGGCCGGGTTCTTCTGGGTGCCGTTCATCCTTCTGGCCATGTTCGGCGCCTGGAAATACATGGACAACCTCTCCAGCGCCAAGGCCGACTTCGCCGGTTCCATCGCCGCCGTCAAGGAACCTCACCTCTGGATCCTCGCGTTCCTCTACATCGGCACCTTCGGCTCGTTCATCGGCTTCGCCAGCGTGTTCCCCAAGCTCATCGCCGACCAGTTCCCCGAGTTCTCCAGCTTCCACGTGGTGTCGGCGTCGCTGTCGCTCGCCTTCCTCGGGGCTCTCACCGGTTCGCTGGCCCGGCCGTTCGGCGGCCGCCTGGCCGACCGCTTCGGCGGCGCCTTGGTCACTGTCGGTGCCTTCGCGGTGATGGCAGTCGGCGCCGTTCTGGTGAACGTGGTGCTGCCGCTCGGCAACTTCTGGCTGTTCCTGGTCACCTTCCTGCTGATCTTCGTGGCCACCGGCGTTGGCAACGGCTCCACCTACCGCATGATCCCCAGCGTCTTCGCCGCCAAGAGCGGCGTCGCGGACGCCCACAAGAACTCCGGCGACGTCAACACACAACGGAAGACCGCTGCGGCCCTCGGCCTCATCTCCGCGATCGGCGCGTACGGCGGGTTCATCATCCCGCAGGTGCTCGGCTTCTCGAAGACCTCCACGGGCGACTACTCCAGCGCGATCTTCGCCTTCGCCGGCGCCTATGTGGTGATGATGGCCGTCACCGCGTTCGTCTACCTCCGCCGCGGGTCCTCCGTGGCCGGCCACCGCATCTAA